TTTGTTATGTCAACAATTTTTCCATTTACGTAGAAAGCACCTGCATAACTTCCACCACGTGGGTTAATCGTGATAACCGAGTCAGCAGCAACATCTTTTAATGATATGTTGTAAAGGATACCATGATTTCCAGCGTTCACTTCTGTGTGATTTGTATAAGGATCAAAACCAAGCTGGAATGTATCTACCTTACCATCACCAATAACGATGCGCTCTTTCTCATTACCAACTTGTTCATCAACTGTCATTACACGCTCACTATAATAGAAGTGGCCAAGGTTATGATATTCATCACGTTCAGCATATGGTAATTTGTTGATTTTTTCTTTCGGTGTATTGCTGTATGTTGTCGCTACTGTGTAAGTCAATAATGAATCTGACTCTACGTCAGCATAGATTGTGACAGTATCTTTAGGCATTATTGTTTCACTTGTATTCAGTAATAAAGATTTTGTTTCACCTGGTTTCAGTGTAATAGTTTCATTTAATGGTCGATCAAGCGTTTCTAAAAATCGTCCAACTGCATTTTTCCCTACTTGGTAAATGTACAAGTACGGTCCACCTGATCCGTAATGAGGGATTTTAACAGTTGCCGTCTTATCAGAAGGGTTGTGGACTGTAAAATGTAATGTAATTGGTTTGTCTGTGCCATTTTGCTTATGAATGGCAAAGCGTTGTGCGCCAGATAGTGAGTATTGATAATGAATGTTCTCACCTGTAATCTGTTCTGGACTATTCACTCGAACGACTTTGTAACCTTGTTCTTTCATCTGACTTTCAATAATTGGATAAGTCAACGCATTACCAGAATTGACATCGAACTTATCACCTAAAGCAGTAAAACGTTTGTAAAATTCATCTTCGGGATAAAGTAATTCATCTTCAATTGTAATTGTTTTTGAGTATTGTCCCATTAACCCTTCAGCATCCCATGCTTTGATAGTAATCGTCTGAGGACCAGGTGTGAAGAATCCCAGTTTCTGATTGACCCATTCTGAACGGACAACTTTTTTGTCATCACTACTTAGCCCTTCATAGTAGATCGGTTCACCCATTTTATAACTATCTTTGTCTGTTCTAAAGAAAGCATTAGGTGTTTGGTTTTTAGGTACTTCAGGTTTTGAGTTTGTTGAGCCTCCGCTTACAACTTGAGAATATGTAATTACAATTGCGTTTCTTTCCTTATCAAACCCAATAAAATCAGCAAAAGCTTCAGTAAATACTTTTAATTGTATTAACAGTGAGCCATCTTTGTTAATCGTTGTTGGTACATTAGAAGATACGTATTGATCGTTGAGAATGTATCCCTTTTTTCCTTGCTGTAATCGTAAAGTTGACTCACCTCGGGTAACGACATATTGCTTGTTCGACGAATCATATGTAAGAGTTGCGCGTAATTCATTTGCTAGTGAACGTAACGAAGCATATGATGTTCCATTCTCATTTAGATGTTCTGTTTGAGATACGCTAAATGCATTATCGTGATATATTTGTTTCGTATTAATAGGTAGAACTAATCGGTGAAATTCTTTTGCACTAACATTAATGTTTGTAGCAAAGAATAATAAGCTGCAAATGAACAGCAAACATAATCGTTTCATAATGAATCTCCTCTTTAAAAAATTGAATTGTAGTGAATGTGAAGGTTTAGCGGATAAGCAAGTATTGCACTCATCTTTTTCAATTTAATGTGGATAACCAAAACTAGGTTAATACAACAAAATTAAAAAAAGATAATCTGTACAATAGTATGCGATTGAATACAGAAATAGGCAACATTTTTGGAGGAATCGAAATAAAAATGAAATAAAAAACACATTTGTGCATCAAAGTCACAAATGTGTTATGGTCTATTTTGCTAATAGTTTACGAATATCATCTTCTAGCTTGTCAGGGTTAGTTGCAGGTGCATAGCGTTCTTCTACAACACCATCACGGTTAATTAGAAACTTTGAAAAGTTCCATTTAATTTCTGATGTAAGAAGTCCATTCTTTTCATTAATCAGATATTTAAAGAGTGGGTGAGCGTTCTTCCCTTTTACAATTGTTTTCGAAAACATCGGAAAGTCTACACCATAGTTTAACTTACAAAACTCTTCAATCTGGTCATCTTCAGCAAATTCTTGGTTCATAAATTGGTCACTTGGAAACCCAAGAACGGTAAATCCTTCATCTTTATATTGGTCATATAGCTTTTGTAGTCCTTCAAATTGAGGAGTAAAGCCACATTTACTAGCTGTATTTACAATTAAGATAACGTTTCCTCTATAATCAGAAAGGGATTGTTGCTTACCAGTTATTGTCGTTACTTCAAAATCATAGACAGTTGTCAATTCTCCAACCTCCAATAAAAATATTAGATATTACTGATTGAAATGCAACCTTATTATAATATAGTTTGTACAATTAGCATAACATTAAGTGGTAAAGATGAGAATTTAAGATAGAAAAGTATTGATGCTATCATGAATATAGGTGAAATACATCATTGACATCCCAATCTAGAGCGCTTACAATTTATAGTAGTTATTAGTTATTAGTTATTAGTTATTAGTTATTTTAGAAAACCGTAGCAATTAGAAATGAGTGTTTATTCATGTCATTATCTGAAGAACGTCGAATAGGACGTCATGCTGTTCTTCTTGTGCTTAATAGTGAAGAAGATATGCTTCATAAGCTCAATTGGAAAAGCGCTATTGGAAAAGTCGGCTCAATGGAATCGAATAAAGTAGTTGCTGCGATTGAAACAGCAGCAAAGCGAAATAAAATTATAAATTCAGATGTATATCGTGAAGCACATGCTTTGTATCATGCTATAATGGAGGCCCTTCATGGAGTTACAAGAGGGCAGGTGCAATTAGGTAGTGTCCAACGAACAGTAGGGTTAAAGTTTGCTATTCTTCGTGGAAATCCATATGAGAATGAAGTAGAAGGTGAATGGATTGCAGTGGCACTATATGGTACGATTGGTGCACCTGTTAGGGGTTCAGAGCATGAAGCAATCGGATTAGGTATTAATCACATTTAAATAAAACTATGCCCATAGTTTAGTAGTTAGATATTAGGGGGCTGTATTTTGAAATCATAATGATTTCGAGTACAGCCTCTTTTTGTTTTTACACTTTAGTTAATGAAAGCGTTTGTGACTTATAAAGTATTTGAGGACTGTGATAAGTAAGAAAGGGGATATGTGAAAATTGGTAACGTTAAATGGAGAATCGTTGACATTAGCTGAACTTAAATCGGTTTTATATGATAACGAGCTAGTTACAGCATCAATTAAAAGTATGCAAAAGGTTGGAGAAAGCCGTAAAGCAGTAGAGCGAATTGTAGAAAACGGAGAAATTGTGTATGGAATTACGACAGGGTTTGGGAAGTTTAGTGATGTATTGATTGATAAGAAAGATGTTGAAGAACTTCAGCTCAATTTAATACATTCGCATGCATGTGGTGTAGGAGAACCTTTTCCTGAAGTCGTATCTCGAGCAATGATCGTGCTACGTGCAAATGCATTATTAAAAGGGTTTTCAGGAGTAAGACCACTCATCATAGAAAATCTCATCCATCTTGTCAACGCAAACATCCATCCTGTTATTCCTCAGCAAGGTTCACTTGGTGCAAGTGGTGACTTAGCTCCATTATCACATTTGGCGCTTGTGTTAATGGGGGAAGGAGAGGTTTTTTATAAGGGAGAGCGTATTCCTTCATTACAAGCTCTATTAAAAGAAGATATATTCCCAGTAACATTAACCGCAAAAGAAGGATTAGCACTTATTAATGGTACACAAGCAATGACTGCTATGGGAGTAGTTAATTATCTAGAAGCAGAACAACTAGCATATCAGTCAGAGGCAATTGCTTCAGTCACATTAGAAGCTTTGCAAGGAATCATTGATGCATTTGATGAAGATGTTCATTTGGCTCGAGGTTATAAAGAACAGGTTGATGTGGCGAAGCGTATTAGAAAATATGTTAAGGACAGTAAGCTTATTTCCCGACAAGGAGAGCTACGCGTCCAAGATGCTTATTCATTGAGATGTATTCCGCAAGTTCATGGTGCAACATGGCAAGCGCTTAATTATGTGAAAGAAAAACTAGAAATCGAAATGAATGCGGCAACGGATAATCCGCTAATCTTTGAAGATGGTAACAAAGTTATTTCAGGTGGTAATTTCCATGGTCAGCCTATTGCGATTGCAATGGATTTCTTGAAAATTGCTGTAGCTGAACTTGCTAACATTTCTGAACGTCGTATTGAACGACTCGTAAATCCACAGCTCAATGACTTGCCACCGTTTCTAAGTCCAGAACCGGGATTGCAGTCAGGAGCAATGATTATGCAGTATTGTGCAGCTGCGCTAGTATCTGAAAACAAAACATTGGCTCATCCTGCTAGTGTCGATTCAATTCCTTCATCAGCAAATCAAGAAGATCATGTCAGTATGGGTACAATCGGTGCTCGTCATGCATATCAAATTATTCAAAATGTACGGCAAGTAATATCTATTGAAGCTATATGTGCAATGCAAGCAGTTGAAATTAGAGGAAAGGAAAAGATGGCGCCACTTACAAGACAAATCTTTGAAAAAGGTCGTACAGTTGTTCCATTCATTGAAAAAGACCGCGTATTCTCAAAGGATATTGAAGCAATGAAAGATTTGTTACAGCAATCTTCAGTGGATCTCGCCATTCAAACACATACAAAATCGTAAATAGATAATGCAATGTTGGTTATATGTCTTTTGGAAATAGAAGCGTTTCAAGTGCTTAATTAGTGTCAGCGAATTATGAAATGAATTTAAAGGAGGAAGAAGAATGGAAACAACAAAGCGAAACATTGTTGCAAAAAAAGGGTTAGAACTTGAATGCAAAGGATGGGAACAGGAAGCTGTCTTGCGTATGTTATACAACAATCTTGATCCAGATGTAGCTGAGAAACCAGAAGATCTTGTTGTGTATGGAGGGATTGGGAAGGCAGCACGAAACTGGGAATCTTTTGATGCAATTGTAGACCAATTACGAACACTTGAAGCAGATGAGACATTGCTCGTGCAATCAGGAAAGCCTGTAGGTCGATTCAAAAGTCACCGTCATGCACCAAGAGTGTTGCTATCGAACTCAGTGTTAGTTCCGAAATGGGCAAATTGGGAAACGTTCAATGAGCTTGAAAAAGAAGGCTTAATGATGTACGGACAAATGACAGCAGGAAGCTGGATTTATATTGGAACACAAGGGATTTTGCAAGGGACGTATGAGACTTTTGCAGCTGTTGCAAAAAAACACTTTAATAATAGTTTACGAGGCACGATTACATTAACTGCTGGCCTAGGTGGAATGGGTGGTGCTCAACCACTTTCTGTAACGATGAATGGCGGTGTTGTCATTGCCGTGGATGTTGATGAATCGCGAATCGAAAAACGATTGAAAACGAAATATTGTGACCGATTGACTCATTCGATTGATGAAGCAATTGAATGGGCAGAGCAAGCAAAGAGTAACAAAGAACCACTTTCAATTGGACTTGTTGGAAATGCAGCAGAGGTTCACCATGAATTATTAAAACGTAATGTGAAAATCGATATCGTAACGGATCAAACGTCTGCACACGATCCGTTAAATGGCTATATTCCAGAAGCAATGTCACTAGCTGAAGCAGAAGAACTACGTAAAACAAATCCAGACAGGTATGTTCAACTTGCCAATCAAAGTATGAAAAATCACGTTGAAGCGATGCTTGAGTATCAAAAGCGAGGATCCATCGTGTTTGATTATGGTAATAATATTCGTCAAGTAGCTAAGGATGAGGGTCTTGAAGCTGCATTTGATTTTCCTGGTTTTGTACCAGCATATATTCGACCATTATTCTGCGAAGGAAAGGGACCATTCCGTTGGGCAGCATTATCAGGTGATCCTGAAGATATTTATCGTACAGATGCATTGATTAAAGAGTTATTTCCAGAAAATGAAGCTTTGTGTCGTTGGATTGATATGGCACAAGAGCAAGTTGCATTTCAAGGGTTGCCGTCTCGAATTTGTTGGTTAGGTTATGGTGAACGTAAAAAGATGGGATTAGCGATTAATGAACTTGTGAAAAAAGGCGAGTTAAAAGCACCAATTGTCATTGGGCGTGACCATTTAGATTGTGGGTCTGTTGCGTCACCGAATCGTGAAACAGAAGCTATGAAAGACGGAAGTGATGCAGTTGGAGATTGGGCGATTCTTAATGCGCTCATCAATACGGCAGGAGGAGCAAGCTGGGTATCTGTTCATCATGGTGGTGGTGTAGGTATGGGTTATTCGCTTCATGCTGGAATGGTAGTCGTTGCAGATGGAACAGATTTAGCACAAGAACGTCTTGAACGAGTGTTAACTACTGATCCAGGAATGGGCATTATTCGTCACGCTGATGCAGGTTATGAACGTGCGAAGGAAGTAGCGAAAGAACGTGGCGTTAACATCCCAATGGATAGCAATTAATAGGAACGGTGAAATAACGGGAAGCAATGAAACTAGTTTATACACGATTATAAATGCTGAATAGACCTCATAAAAATTATTAGACTATCATAATGGAAAACAAATTTGGAAGGAGTTCAATTAATGGATACATTTGACGTTTTGCTAATGAACATAGGTCAACTATTAACGATGGAATCCGATGGACCAAGAAAAGGAACGGATATGAAGACATTGCCGATGATAGAAAATGCGGCAATAGGAGTAAAAGACGGGAAGGTTTGTTTTATTGGCAAAAATGAAGAGGCTAGTCACATTAAAGCGGAACAAACGATTGATTGTGAAGGTAAGCTTGTAACACCAGGATTAGTCGATCCTCATACACATCTTGTATTTGGAGGTTCTCGTGAACATGAATTAGCTCTTAAGCAACAGGGTGTACCTTATCTAGAAATTTTGAAACGTGGTGGGGGTATTCTTTCAACTGTTGAAGCAACGAGAAATGCGACTGAAGAAGAGCTGTTTGAAAAAGCACATTTTCATTTAAATCGAATGCTTTCATATGGTATTACGACGATTGAAGCAAAAAGTGGTTATGGTTTAGATAAGGAAACGGAAATGAAACAGCTTCGCGTAGCAAAACAGCTTGATGAACAACATCATGTAGATATCGTTCGAACTTTCTTAGGTGCACATGCTATTCCAGCATCTCATAAAGACAAATCTGATGAGTTTTTGAATGAAATGATCGATTTATTGGATCTTATAAGCGAAGAAAATCTTGCGGAATTCGTAGATATTTTTACTGAAACAGGTGTTTTCACTGTTGAACAATCACGTAAATATTTGCAAATTGCAAAAGATAAAGGGTTCGATTTGAAAATACATGCTGATGAAATTGATCCACTAGGTGGAACAGAGCTGGCTGCTGACCTAGGAGCAGTATCTGCTGATCATTTAGTAGGTGCATCAGACATTGGCATTGAAAAACTTGCTAATGGAAATACGATTGCTGTACTCCTACCAGGAACGACTTTCTATCTCGGAAAGAAGGATACAGCAAGAGCACGAAAGATGATTGAAGAAGGTGTAGCTGTTGCACTTGCAACAGATTTCAACCCAGGAAGTTCACCTACTGAGAACTTACAATTTATTATGACGCTTGCTGCACTTCATTTGAAAATGACACCAGAGGAGATCTGGAATGCGATAACAGTCAATGCAGCTCATGCAATTAATCGTGGTAATACGAGTGGTCAGCTTACTATGGGAAGAGAAGCAGATATTGTCATTTGGGATGCACCTAATTATATGTATTTACCGTATCATTACGGAGTTAATCATGTTAATCGTGTATTGAAAAAAGGTGAAACAGTTTTCCAAAGAGGTGAACATGTTGAAAGATTATCATTATCTTAAACGAGCAAATACCCCATTTATTGATCGGCATGTGACAAAGGTAACAGATTTAATTAAAACATGGGATGGAAACAGCATTCATGATATTGGTTTGATTGGTGTGCCCCTTTCAAAAACGTCAATTAGTCATTCAGGTGCAGCTTTTGCTCCACAAACGATTCGAAAAGCACTAGGTGCGTTTACAACGTATTCGATTGATGATGATCTTGATCTGAGTTCATGGAAAATTGATGATCTTGGTGATGTTACGATGCACGTAACAGATTTGCTTGTATCTCAAAATCGCGTATATGAAACACTTGAACAACTATTTTTAAATCATCCTCATTTTATACCAATTGTATTAGGTGGGGATAATTCAATTAGCTATCCAACAATTAAAGCTTTTTCAAAAGCAAAAGGCAAGGTTGGAGTGATTCAATTTGATGCACATCATGATGTGCGCAACCTAGAAGATGGTGGGCCATCAAATGGAACCCCATTTCGTAGTTTAATAGAATCAAAAACGATTCAAGGGAAACACCTCGTTCAAGTTGGAATACGTGATTTTGCAAATAGTCGTGAATATCGAACATATGCAAAAGAGAATGACGTAGTTGTCCATAGCATGAAAGAAGTACGTGAACGAAACATTGTAGATATATTAAAAGCAGATCTTGAGATTATTAAGAAGGATGTAGATGTCATCTATGTTTCAGTTGACATGGATGTGTTAGATCAATCGCAAGCACCAGGATGTCCTGCTATTGGTCCAGGTGGAATGGATGCAATAACATTGTTTGAGGCAATTTCCTATTTAGCGCAAGATGAAAAAGTGAAAGGGCTAGAAATTGTAGAACTTGATCCTACGGTTGACTTTCGAGATATGACAAGTCGAGTCGCAGCACACGTCATTTTGAATTTTCTTAAAGGTAAACAAAAAAGTGGATATAAACATGTTTAACTGGAGGGAGCATAGTTAGCTCCTCTCCAGTTTTTTTATTATATTATTTTGTAGCTTTCTGTATTTTTTTAATCATTTTTAATGAACGACCTGTACCGATAGCAACAGATTCTAATGGATTAGGAGCTATGTGGACGGGCACAATGATCTCGTTGCTCAACCATTCTTGGATACCATGTAATAATGCACCTCCACCAGAGATAACGACACCATGATCTACAATTTCACCACTTAGCTCAGGGGGACAATCTTCTAAAGTCGTACGGATTGTTTCAAGGATCTGTAAAAGTGATTCCTTAATAGACTCTTGTATTTCAGTTGAACGAAGCTCAATCGTTTTGGGAAGTCCATTTACAAGATTACGTCCTCGCACTTGGATTGTTAATTCCTCATGCTCAACAAGTGCATAACCGATTTCCATCTTAATTTGCTCTGCTGTGCGCTCTCCGATTAAGACGTTATATTTCTTTTTAACGTAAGAGCAAATATTATCATCAAGTTGATCTCCTCCAACTCGAATCGATTGTGCTGTAACGATTCCACCGAGTGAGATAATGGCAACCTCTGTTGTACCTCCACCAATATCAACTATTGCATTTGCCATAGGTTCATCAACAGGTAAGTCTGCTCCAATAGCTGCTGCGACAGGTTCTTCAATTAAGTTAATCGTTTTTGCTCCAAAACTCTTAATTGCATCGTGAATAGCTCTGCGTTCAACAGATGTTGAACCAGAAGGAGTACATACAACGACATTTGGTTTTCGAAGTGAGCGACCTAGTTTCTTACTAGAGGTTTGCATGATTTTTTTTAACATTTCAGTTGTTACGTCAAAATCTGCAATTACTCCATCCTTTAGTGGTCGAACTGAAACGATGTTACTAGGTGTTTTTCCAACCATATCTTTTGCTTCAGTTCCAACTGCTAGAACTTGATTTGATTTTATATCAATTGCCGCAACAGACGGCTCATTATAAATAACTCCTTTGTTCTTACTATATACAATGATATTTGCTGTTCCTAAATCAATTCCGATATCTGTAGTTGAAAACATTTCTTCCACCCAATCTATTATAGTAAATTTAACAATCTCCTATAATTTTTCTAGTCCTGATGGCACATTTGTGGGGGTTTAGAAAAAGATATATGAATAATAAATACTGGAAATTACAATATGTCACATGGAAAATGAACTTGTATTTCGTTCTCAGTAGTAAAGTTTGACAACAATAAAGTCGCAAGCTATGATGAAATTACAATTTAAAGAAGTCCACTAGGGGCGCCAAAAAATGGCTGAGATAAGGAGTAATCCTTAGTCCCTCATAACCTGATCTGGTTAGTACCAGCGTAGGGAAGTGGAGTCGGTGTTGAGATATGATCTCATTTAAGATATTAGAATGCGTAATTCAAAAACCGCTCCAGTTCAGGGGTGGTTTTTTTTATATGGTCATTAATCTACCCTTTCCCTAGTGATTTCTAAATTTGAGGAGGTTTAACTTGATGGAACAAGCATGTGCATTGACAATAGCAGGAACGGATCCAAGTGGTGGAGCAGGGATTCAGGCTGATTTGAAGACATTTCAAGAATTAGATGTGTATGGAATGTCTGTTATTACTTCCGTTGTCGCTCAAAATACGATGGGAGTAAAAGATTGTATTCATCTACCGGTTACTTTTATTGAGAAACAGCTAGATAGTGTAATTGAAGATATTTCCCCACATGCAATAAAATCAGGCATGATCGCATCAACTGAAATGATTGAACTCATTTATTCAAAATTAGCGAATGCAGATGTTCCATATGTTATTGATCCGGTAATGGTAGCAACGAGTGGAGATCCACTAATCGACCAGAAGGCAAGAAATTGTCTAAGAGAGAAGTTAATTCCAATTACATCTATTGTAACTCCGAATATTCCAGAAGCTGAAGTACTAGTAGAAAGAGAGATTCATACACAAGAAGATATGGAAGAATCTGCAAAAATCATAGTGCATCAACTGGGTGCCGATGCAGTTGTAGTAAAAGGGGGACATATGGATGGTGATGCGTTAGATATTTTTTATGATGGGAAGGAAATTGTCACATTAAGATCTCCACGATTTTTGACAAAACATACGCACGGAACAGGGTGTACGTTCTCAGCAGTGATTACAGCAGAGTTAGCAAAAGGTGCTTCAACCCATGAAGCTGTCCAAACAGCAAAAAAGTTTATATCTGCTGCGATTGAGCATACGTTAGGACTTGGTAAGGGTAATGGACCAACGAATCATTGGGCTTATCAAAAATCATTAACTCAAAAGTTGTAGAGGTGGGAGAATATGAATCGTAAAAAAATAATTCAGATGGTTGAACAAGTTCGTATACATAATCCATTAATTCATAACCTTACGAATGTTGTTGTAACGAATTTCACTGCAAATGGTTTACTCGCCATTGGTGCATCACCTGTAATGTCAACGGCAATTGAAGAGGTAGAGGATCTTGCTTCAATATCGAATGGTGTTTTAATTAACATTGGTACAGTAACATCGAGAGAAATTGAAGCGATGTTACTTGCTGGAAAAGCTGCGAATAAGAAAGGCATACCTGTTGTATTGGATCCTGTTGGTGTCGGTGCAACTCCATTTAGAATGAAAACCGTCCAAAAGTTATTGGAAAATGTAAAGTTTACAGCTATACGTGGTAATGCTGCTGAAATAGCAAATATAATCGGTGAGTCATGGGAGATTAAAGGTGTTGATTCTCAAGGTGACGGTGATGTGCGAAGATTAGCAACTGCTGCTGCAAACCAGTTGAAGACAATGGTTGTTGTGACAGGGGAAGTTGACATCATTAGTAATGGTAAATTGACTTATGAAGTACATAATGGGCATGTTTGGATGACGAAGGTAACAGGTTCGGGATGTCTATTAGGGGCTGTTGTTAGTGCGTTCCTTGCAGCAAATGAAAATAAGCTTGAAGCATCAGTTGCGGCACTTGTCTATTATGGAGTCGCGGCAGAGCTAGCTGTAAAGCAAGCAACTGGTCCAGGCAGTTTCCAAACGGCATTTTTAGATGCACTCTCAAATGTGAATGAGGAAGAAATCCAAGGACTTGCTTCTTATAATGAATTAATCATAGGTGAATCTCATGTATAAAGACAGTATAGAAAATTATTTACAGCTATATTTCATAATGGGCAGTGAAAATTGTTATGTTGATCCGATTCACGTGTTAGAAGAAGCCATTAAAGGTGGTGTAACATGTTTTCAATTCCGCGAAAAAGGGGCGAGTGCTTTAAAGGGGAGAGAGAAAGAGGAATTAGCACGGATGTTGCAATCAATTTGCCAAAAGCACCGTATCCCATTTATTGTGAACGATGACTTACATTTAGCAGAAATGTTAAAGGCTGACGGAGTACATGTTGGTCAGCAAGATACAGAAATTTCTTATGTGCGTAAACAATTTTCTAAACAGATCGTGGGTTTGTCAGTGCATACAATTGCAGAAGCAATTGATGCAAAGCGAAATGAAGTTGATTACATTGGTGTAGGGCCAATTTATTCTACAACTACAAAAGTAGATGCAAAAAGTTCAATTGGTCCAAACAGAATCCGTAACATCATAAAAGAGGGTGTTGATATTCCGACAGTTGGAATTGGAGGAATCAATCAAACAAATTGTGATCAAGTATTAGAGGCTGGAGCGAGTGGTATAGCAGTGATTTCAGCGATAAGTAATGCTGTTTCACCACTTGAGGCAGCAAGTCAATTACGAAAAAAAGAAAGGTAACTCTGCGAAAGCATGAGTTACCTTTCTTTAAATTGAAAGATAAGAATATAGGGTATTTGTAGATATCTAAAACTCTTTAATTAAGTATAATTGGCTTTTCTTAATTTAATTTGAATTTGGAAATCAATTTCTCTAGTTCTGAACAAGCTTGATTAAGTTCTTGTACTGTGCCAGAGATTGTACGTAAAGCCATCAATTGATCATCTGTAGAAGCACTAATTTCTTCAGTGGCTGCTGCTGATTGTTGAGAGATTGCTGATACACTTTGAATTGAATTATTTACAATATTTTCATTATCTCTTATTTGATTAACTTCTAATGCTATATCTTCGATTGATTTGACCAAATGATGCATCATCGAAGCGATGTTTTTGAATGCATCACTCGTATGCAAAACTGCATCCTGTTGTTCAAAACTTATCGCAATTGTTTTGCCCATCGCTTCCTTTGCACGTTCTGATTCGATCTGAATTGTAGAAATTTTATCATGTATCTCGCTTGTTGCTTGTGCAGATTGCTCAGCTAGTTTTCGGACTTCTTCTGCAACGACTGCAAATCCTTTTCCGCTTTCTCCAGCCCTAGCTGCTTCTATGCTAGCATTAAGCGCAAGTAAGTTGGTTTGATTAGATATGTTTGAAATAGATTCTGAAACAGACTCAATCTCTTTTACTTTTAGAACGAGATTTTCGAGAACATTTTTGACCGATTTGACTTCAGAATTTGAGCGATCTGATTTGACTTGTAATTCTTCTAAACTTTCCAGCCCTTCATTACTGGCATTTGTAGATTTAAGAGATAAATCTTTGATAAGATTAACTGATTCGTGAACTTGGTTAATTTTACTTAGAAGTACATTTGTTTTTTCACTCATTTTGTCAACTTCTTGAGCTTGATTACCAGCTCCCTGGGCAACTTCTTCAATTGACCCAGCTATTTGTTCACTAGTTACAACCATTTCTTCGCTGATTGTTTGTAAATGATCAGATGAAGATGAAATTCCAGTTATCGCTTTTTTTACATTATTAATAATGTGATGCATGTTTGTTATCATTTCATTAAAATGTGTAGCAAGTTCTCCGACTTCATCTTTTGATTTTACAGATGCTTTAATTGATAAATCACCTGTAGAAACTAATCCAACCTGATCTTGTAAGGACACAATGGGTTTAGAAATAGTTCTAGCGGCAAAATAGATTACGATAATGGTAATGATTATCGCTATACTTCCAATAATACTACTTAATAATAGTGCTTTATTTAAGTTAGCAAAAAGATCCTTTTGTTTATAATCTACAGCAATCTTCCATCCTAATT
The sequence above is a segment of the Bacillus solimangrovi genome. Coding sequences within it:
- the mreBH gene encoding rod-share determining protein MreBH — protein: MFSTTDIGIDLGTANIIVYSKNKGVIYNEPSVAAIDIKSNQVLAVGTEAKDMVGKTPSNIVSVRPLKDGVIADFDVTTEMLKKIMQTSSKKLGRSLRKPNVVVCTPSGSTSVERRAIHDAIKSFGAKTINLIEEPVAAAIGADLPVDEPMANAIVDIGGGTTEVAIISLGGIVTAQSIRVGGDQLDDNICSYVKKKYNVLIGERTAEQIKMEIGYALVEHEELTIQVRGRNLVNGLPKTIELRSTEIQESIKESLLQILETIRTTLEDCPPELSGEIVDHGVVISGGGALLHGIQEWLSNEIIVPVHIAPNPLESVAIGTGRSLKMIKKIQKATK
- the thiE gene encoding thiamine phosphate synthase, with the translated sequence MYKDSIENYLQLYFIMGSENCYVDPIHVLEEAIKGGVTCFQFREKGASALKGREKEELARMLQSICQKHRIPFIVNDDLHLAEMLKADGVHVGQQDTEISYVRKQFSKQIVGLSVHTIAEAIDAKRNEVDYIGVGPIYSTTTKVDAKSSIGPNRIRNIIKEGVDIPTVGIGGINQTNCDQVLEAGASGIAVISAISNAVSPLEAASQLRKKER
- the thiD gene encoding bifunctional hydroxymethylpyrimidine kinase/phosphomethylpyrimidine kinase; amino-acid sequence: MEQACALTIAGTDPSGGAGIQADLKTFQELDVYGMSVITSVVAQNTMGVKDCIHLPVTFIEKQLDSVIEDISPHAIKSGMIASTEMIELIYSKLANADVPYVIDPVMVATSGDPLIDQKARNCLREKLIPITSIVTPNIPEAEVLVEREIHTQEDMEESAKIIVHQLGADAVVVKGGHMDGDALDIFYDGKEIVTLRSPRFLTKHTHGTGCTFSAVITAELAKGASTHEAVQTAKKFISAAIEHTLGLGKGNGPTNHWAYQKSLTQKL
- the hutG gene encoding formimidoylglutamase is translated as MKDYHYLKRANTPFIDRHVTKVTDLIKTWDGNSIHDIGLIGVPLSKTSISHSGAAFAPQTIRKALGAFTTYSIDDDLDLSSWKIDDLGDVTMHVTDLLVSQNRVYETLEQLFLNHPHFIPIVLGGDNSISYPTIKAFSKAKGKVGVIQFDAHHDVRNLEDGGPSNGTPFRSLIESKTIQGKHLVQVGIRDFANSREYRTYAKENDVVVHSMKEVRERNIVDILKADLEIIKKDVDVIYVSVDMDVLDQSQAPGCPAIGPGGMDAITLFEAISYLAQDEKVKGLEIVELDPTVDFRDMTSRVAAHVILNFLKGKQKSGYKHV
- the thiM gene encoding hydroxyethylthiazole kinase; this translates as MNRKKIIQMVEQVRIHNPLIHNLTNVVVTNFTANGLLAIGASPVMSTAIEEVEDLASISNGVLINIGTVTSREIEAMLLAGKAANKKGIPVVLDPVGVGATPFRMKTVQKLLENVKFTAIRGNAAEIANIIGESWEIKGVDSQGDGDVRRLATAAANQLKTMVVVTGEVDIISNGKLTYEVHNGHVWMTKVTGSGCLLGAVVSAFLAANENKLEASVAALVYYGVAAELAVKQATGPGSFQTAFLDALSNVNEEEIQGLASYNELIIGESHV
- the hutI gene encoding imidazolonepropionase codes for the protein MDTFDVLLMNIGQLLTMESDGPRKGTDMKTLPMIENAAIGVKDGKVCFIGKNEEASHIKAEQTIDCEGKLVTPGLVDPHTHLVFGGSREHELALKQQGVPYLEILKRGGGILSTVEATRNATEEELFEKAHFHLNRMLSYGITTIEAKSGYGLDKETEMKQLRVAKQLDEQHHVDIVRTFLGAHAIPASHKDKSDEFLNEMIDLLDLISEENLAEFVDIFTETGVFTVEQSRKYLQIAKDKGFDLKIHADEIDPLGGTELAADLGAVSADHLVGASDIGIEKLANGNTIAVLLPGTTFYLGKKDTARARKMIEEGVAVALATDFNPGSSPTENLQFIMTLAALHLKMTPEEIWNAITVNAAHAINRGNTSGQLTMGREADIVIWDAPNYMYLPYHYGVNHVNRVLKKGETVFQRGEHVERLSLS